GGTCCAAGACTTTCATAATTGCTTGggaaaaaagttaataattttggTAAGAATTGCAAGAGTTGataaacaaaagttgaaatatcATCTTAGtgataaatacaaaattaatttaattaaagtacTAAGTGCAAAGTCCAATTGACATatgtaaaaataacaaagtggGTAATACTCTAAAGttaattaagagaaaataattgaattattttacaaatttgagaaaaataaaaaaatttaaagaaatattttttaaaacaacaaaataaaataaaatatttccaacttatctataaattttactctattttataaatattttttttagtatgtttcaaattttaatttggaattaaaattttaaaaaatagttgtagggttaatttttaaaaccaataaatctaaaaagtgaaataataataaaagcatAATAAGACTGAAATAATATGCATGAGTTGGGAAAGTTGACAGAAAAAGAGGCGGCTTTCGAGAAATGAGAAGCGACGACGCCACTtccttcctcctcctccttgcCTAATGCCTATCACCAAATCTACCAAACTTTATTTAGCAATTCAAACCATTGAAACACGTCAAATGGGAGATTTTTACTTCCTTCAGTTCTAACACCTAATGTTTCtctgaaaaagaaacaaaactttgttTACACAACCAAAGAGAGCAGAAAAACGGAGATGGGAACTTCAAAATACCTTCTCTTCCTTTGCCTCATTCTCATATTCATGGTTTCAACCACCGTTTCTCAAACAGACATCATAACCCATTCATGTTCAAACACCGGCAACTACACCACCAACAGCGTTTACAAGCAAAATCTCGACAACCTCCTTTCCTCCATCGCCTCCAACACCGAAATTGATTACGGCTTTTACAATTTCTCAGCCGGACAGGACCCCGACAGAGTTAACGCCATCGCCCTTTGCCTGGCCGATCTAACGGTGGACGAATGCCGGAGATGTATCCAAAATTCAACTCGAAGAATTCTAGAGGATTGCCCCAACCAGAAAGAAGCTATCGGATGGTACACCGTTTGCATGGTTCGTTACTCAAACAGATCAATATTTCGCGTTGGGAACGACCGAGTTCTTGGCCCAGTTTTTGTTTCCGGTCAGACTGCGTCAGATATAGATGGTTACACTCGATCACTCAGAACTTTGTTGCAAAGACTGAGAAATGAAGCTTCGTCTGGGGATTCTAGACACAAATATGCAGTGGGTGAAGTTGAAGCTACCAATTTGGATAACATATTTGGGTTTGTTCAATGTACTCCCGATTTGTCCTCTGTGGATTGCAATAATTGTCTAATGAAGGCTGCTGAAAATGTTCGGAATGGAAGTATGGGAACTAGGATATTTTCGACCAGCTGTTTTTTGAGATATGAGACTAATGATATTTTCTACAACACTGAGTCGCTGCCTCCCACTGCTGGTGGCGGCGGCGCTACTCCCCCACCTATGTCGTCGCCGCCTCTGCCTCCAACGCCAGGTACTTTTCCTTTCTGTGGGTTCTTCCTGAATGTAGATAATAAGCGCTAATTAACAAGGCCTCtgatttaaatttctttttgtaggaaatAAGACTAGAACTGTTATTATCGTTGTTGTGTCCATTGTTTCTGTCATCATTCTCGTTGTTgccattttcatcattttgaGGTTGAGGAAACGAAAGAACAGAAAATCAACAGATAAATTCGAAGGTGAGTGgtttatgaatatgaataCTCTGTCTTCTTAGATGGGCAGTTAGTTTTACATTGGTTGTTGACTtctgtaattaattttttggttcATGTTCTTATCTACACTCAGGTGTTGTTATTGGGGACGCCACCGACGAAATTAGCAGTGTGGAGAcgattcaatttgattttgaaaccATTAAAATTGCAACAAATGATTTCTCAAGTGAAAACAAACTTGGACAGGGTGGATTTGGAGCTGTTTATAAGGTATGAAATGAATTATGGAATAACGCTTAAAAGGATCAGTAAATTTGATGTTAGAATCTCGTATTTTTCAGGGTAAGCTGCCTAATGGACAACGTATTGCAGTGAAGAGGCTTGCTAATAATTCACAACAAGGAGATGTTGAATTCAAAAATGAAGTTCTTTTGGTGGTCAAGCTTCAACATCGAAACTTGGTTAGGCTGTTGGGATTTTGCTTGCAGAGAACTGAAAGGCTTC
This DNA window, taken from Cucumis sativus cultivar 9930 chromosome 6, Cucumber_9930_V3, whole genome shotgun sequence, encodes the following:
- the LOC116404634 gene encoding putative receptor-like protein kinase At4g00960: MGTSKYLLFLCLILIFMVSTTVSQTDIITHSCSNTGNYTTNSVYKQNLDNLLSSIASNTEIDYGFYNFSAGQDPDRVNAIALCLADLTVDECRRCIQNSTRRILEDCPNQKEAIGWYTVCMVRYSNRSIFRVGNDRVLGPVFVSGQTASDIDGYTRSLRTLLQRLRNEASSGDSRHKYAVGEVEATNLDNIFGFVQCTPDLSSVDCNNCLMKAAENVRNGSMGTRIFSTSCFLRYETNDIFYNTESLPPTAGGGGATPPPMSSPPLPPTPGNKTRTVIIVVVSIVSVIILVVAIFIILRLRKRKNRKSTDKFEGVVIGDATDEISSVETIQFDFETIKIATNDFSSENKLGQGGFGAVYKGKLPNGQRIAVKRLANNSQQGDVEFKNEVLLVVKLQHRNLVRLLGFCLQRTERLLIYEFVPNASLDQFIFDFTKRTLLDWEKRFKIINGTARGLLYLHEDSRLRIIHRDLKASNILLDEEMNPKIADFGMARLFEVDETQGNTSRIVGTYGYMAPEYLMHGQFSIKSDIFSFGVLILEIVSGKKNSCFRNGEKIEDLSSFAWKNWKAGTSKNVIDSSLSVGSNVEMLKCIHIGLLCVQENAADRPTMATIVLMLSSMSLSLPVPSEPAFFMHSNFDESTTQSKTNQWLEMNEKANDHSESIPLQSLADSSIRDFSPR